CTGATTAGAAAGTAAATTATGCTAATCAATGATTTACGCGTTTTATGACTTTATCTGAAAAGAAAAGTACTAAACATTAACAAGATTGGGGAAAGTTTAGAAGAATGAAATCGGAGCTTTAAATATAGGAGATCGGGTCTCACAGTTGGGTTTGGTTGTATCATATTATTTGTCAACTCGAGACCTTTCGGTCCGCTGAGAACCTAGTCCAAATTATGCAGTGTTAATTATTGAGCCCTTTCTACCTTGTTTTAGGGCTGAGCATTGCTTCAAAACCCATGAGAACCGATTTGTTACATACCAAACGAGAGAACtcaacccaaaagactagtctggtgggtgagagagcccatttggtatataaaccccacatcagttgcccatacaaccgatgtgggacaagtccTATACCTTGCAATGGTATTAGTCCATAACACGATTCACAACCGAAACTGATTTATAAAGAAAATGAGAACTGAAACCGACCCATAAACAATAACGATTAAAAGAAATTTACGGTTAAAAAAAACTGCATTTAGATGTGTGTTAGATTTAACAACTAAAAGAATAACAGATCGAGTAACCTTTATGACACGTTTGTAACATATGTAATCATCGAAACCTGGCTCTACATATTATAATTAACTTGTTTGATatcttaataaaataataatatccaaacaaaaaataaaaacatacgaAAGCCAACATAGACTTTTGAATTTACTTTAACCAAACTGATGCGACACCttacatttacatactttcaagttTCAACCTTTGACAATCAGCCATTCACCTGCCTTTCTCAACGATGGAGACATGGTTCATAATAATCGTCTCCCTCTGCATCGCCGCCCTCATCCGATCCATAATATTCCACCGGAACCACCACAACAAACTACCACCAGGACCATCACTCCTACACTCCAGCTTCCTCCTGCTTACAAACCCCGCTTCAAAGTTCGAACCCGTTCTCATCAACCTCAAGGCCCGGTACGGACCCATCTTCACTCTTTCCACCGGTTTAGGACCTTCCATCTTCGTCAGCAGCCACTCTCTAACCCATCAAATTCTTGTTAAAAAAGGTGCAGTCTTCTCCGATCGCCCAAAGTTCTTGATAAATTTCAACATCTCTAGTTCCTCCTATGGTCCTACTTGGCGGCTCCTCAGACGAAACCTTGCGGCTGAGGTTATGCACCCGAACCGCTTGAGATCGTATTTGTGGGCTCGAAAGTGGGCTTTTCATATGTTGGTTAGTCGTCTTTTGGAAGAAAAGGATGATGCTGCAGGAGTTAAAGTGTTTGATCATTTTCATTATGTTATGTTTCGTTTGTTGGTGTTGATGTGTTTTGGAGACAAGTTTGATGAGACTCGAGTTGATGAGATCGCTAAGGTACAACGTGAGATGATGGGGATAGTTGGTTCAAGAAGGTTTAACATGCTCACTATGTTTCCAAGGTTGGGGAGGATGTTGTTTCGAAGCATTTGGAAACAGTTTGAGATAGCGCGTGATAATAAAGAACGAGTGTTGGTTCCAATCATCAAGTCGAGGATGGAGTCTGCTTGTTTAGAGGGCGAAATCGTGGCTTATGTAGACACTTTTGAGAATCTACGGCTTCCGGAAGATGAAGGTGAGAATGGAAATGGTGGAAAGCTTACTCATAGGGAGATGGTGGGATTGTGTAGTGAGTTTCTTACTGGAGGGACGGATACAACCGCGAGTGCTTTACAATGGATCATGGCTAATCTAGTGAAGCATCCTCACATTCAGAGTAAACTTTATGATGAAATTGTAGGAGTCGTCGGACCACCACGAAAAGGGATGGAGTTGGAGCCCGAAGCGGTTATAAATGAAGAGGATCTAAAGAAAATGCGGTACTTGAAAGCGGTGGTTTTGGAAGGGCTAAGGAGACACCCACCAGCTCGTTTTGTGCTACCTCATAAGGTCATGAAGGAGGTGGAGGTGCAAGGGTACACGTTTCCACAGGGTGCTATTATCAATTTCATGGTTGGTGAGATGGGTTTGGACCCAAAGGTTTGGGACGAACCCATGAAGTTTAAACCAGAGCGGTTCTTGGTGAATGATGGTGTGTTTGATGTAAGTGGGAGCCGAGGGATAAAGATGATGCCTTTTGGTGCTGGAAGAAGGATATGTCCTGGTTCTGATTTGGCACTACTTCATTTGGAGTATTTTGTTGCTATTTTGATTTGGTATTTCCATTGGAGTTTTCCTGATGGTTATCATGTTGATCTTTCGGAGAAGATTGAGTTCACTACGGTCATGAAAAATCCTCTGAGAGCGCGAATCACTTCTAGGGCTGAAAGATGATCTACTTGAGTcgatatatacatacatacatatatggtATATATACCAATATGATTACAATGTACTAAAATAAGAACCCACTTGAATCTCCATGTATGAATTGCCTTGCGTCGTAATGTAAATCTAATATTTATATGAATATAGGATTTACGTACAATTATGTTATGGAACAATTTATGAACATTGCTTGCTTTTTGATACGGAGTTGGTCCAAAGCTAACAAGTTAATATTAAGTCTTATTTGACATAGGCAATTAAGTAGCATGTTTGTAGTTACGGGGCTATACACAATGGATGAAAATGTCTCATGCCTGATTATGTGCCGAAAATAGTGAATGCGACATATGTCATCGGTGAAGACGTTAATCTTGAATTaaaaagataaagataaagaCGGGTTATAGGTAATTACGGTGAATTATTTACTGAGTCTTTGTAGGGATAATTGTTAGTTCGAATTGGATAAGTTTATTTATTTGGTTTATTTGTTTATATTAATAGAGTCCAAGTCGGGTTTGTATTGTTGTGCTTcattgataaataaataaaagagtcAAACGAGTTCGTTCATactatgtttttttttgtgtttgttcaaGGGCCTGATTTTCAACAATCTGCATAGAGTAGCGAGTAGACCTGCTACAACTAAATAAAAAGAGAACCGTAACTTTTTAGAAATCCAATAGACGAAATGTGAACAACTAGGTGTTAGTACCACACACATGGAACCTCTTTTGAGTTCAATTTTAATTTTATCACTGGATTTCGAATATTTCCATGAATTAAACGCATCCTTAAAATTTTTGTAGTTAAAACTTTTCTTTAACTACGATTTGAGTTTTTATCTTGTACCAACCCTCTAATTAAAACTATGGTTAACGGTTTCTACTATAGTTCAACTGAATAGACAAGTATGAAGGGCTCGTGGTCGAAAGAAAGGTCCCTTCAAAAAAGCAAAGAAAGTCGCAAGTAACATTGTGAATCATGTAATTGTTCGAATTCATTGTTGGGTTGGTTGTGAATAAAATAAAAAGCCCAGTTGACTCTTTGTTTCATGGGCCTACATGAACGGGCCATCGTAAGATTTGGTACTTATCAAAGTCCAAACTATCATGTACTCTTTTTTATTCGGTTAATTTTTGTATGCAACTAATTTGTTTTCAAACGTTCGAACATTCAAAATTACATTAGAACAGTAAATACATACAAAGAGTTCAGCTCCCATGAAAAAAACTTTATATAGGTAGGATACATAAGGGGAGGCGGGGCAGTCTGTGATGGATTCCCCGTCACGCGTTATTTTATCACGCACACCGCCGCCACATGTGTTATCACGCGTGAAGTTTTCAACGAGTGGAGAATATCACGCGTTGAAAGTTTAAAAAATTTGAACGTTCGCTTGGTTATGACCGTTGAATAACGGTAAAGTTcaataaaaaaaactttaaaccCTTTATCTATTTATATCTCCATTTTAAACCATTTTACACACACCAATCTACATCTTTAAACCATTTTAAACCCATTTCACACAATcaacatctttctcaaatggagTTCCCTACGGATTTgacgtttccgatgtctagcgatagcgataccgagtcgtcttccgacaatgagacgctaaaatattttgtgtcggtgtataacgaacttgatgccgagtcgtcccgcccaaagaagaagatggtagaccgcgatcgtatacgtgccaacgaagtGTTAATGAACGATTATTTTATGGAAAAATCGCtctacaatgccgaaacgtttagagatcggtttcgtttaccaaaagaattatttttaaagattgttggagacatcgtagcaagcgaggaatggtttcaagaacgttacgatgcgaggggcaaaccaagtttcacgccgatacaaaaatgcacgtccgccattcgccaactagcgacaggtaaccctcccgatcaatatgatgaatacctagctatgtcggccagaacttcacgtgaatgtttgcaattttttgcaacgcggtcattaagttgtatggtaaagagtttttacgtaaactgacgagccacgacatctcacgtatttacgccgcacatgaggctagatggcattttcccgggatgctcggtagcatcgattgtacacatatcgagtggaaaaattgtccaagagagttgcgaggggcgtatgttaggggagacatcaaaagaccaaccatcatactagaagcggtggcgtcgaatgatttatggatttggcattcgtatttcggtgttccgggttcaaacaacgacattaATGTGTTGCACACGCCGCCGTTGTTTCAAaccgtaacggatggtaccgcaccttccactcctttctatgttaacggTCGACATTACAAACGAGGCTTTTTTCTTGTGGATGATATCTACCCGtcatggtctgtttttgtgaaagctccctcatttcctgTCGAGGCAAAAGAAATCGtgttcaaaaaattgcaagaatcagcaagaaaagatgttgagaggacatttggtgttttaaagggtagatggggtatactacaccgaccggttcgtgcgatgaacaagaaaactatacatagcatagtgtatgcatgtatcatattgcacaatatgatgatcaaagaagacggacgtgcaatatccccgAATTGGGTGCCGggtcctcctacacaagttcaagttccacaaaaTATCCAACAAGAATTGCGTAATGAAGAAACTCAATTTCGtttgagatacgatttaatcgaactagtaggttctctaggtttggagtttcattagtcggacgaggagtaggtttttttttttttttttcaattatagtctaaaatatttctagtatggtaaattgaagtagtatgttttaattttaatgaaatttataattttagtgttttattgttaatttctaatttaaaataaaaaattaaaaaaatttgtgagtgatggaattctatcactagtgaccacccccactacatttctatcactagtgatagaatagtAGATGATGACATGGCATGAGTTGATTGGATATTGGGaatgatagaattctatcactagtgaccacccccactcccctaagAATGGAATTTTCTCGCAACTTTCATTAAATAAATTAAGTGGATTGATTTTTGTGACAAAAAATATTATCAAGGACgttaaatatgattttttttaacgacaaatttggatcattgatgcaccactggagtatcatcgtgccatcagcgaaaccacccgatcatatccatctccactaggcattaTGACTATATactaggggtgttcatgagccgacccgatccgatcgagggtctgctcatgctcggattgaattacaaccgatcTGATCCGATCGGATCGAATTTGCAAAACCGAGCACAAAAgtgatgctcatgctcggattgaatttgaatcgagcgGGTCGTTTTTGCTCGATTTCGCTCGGTTTTTCTCAAATCCTAACTAAAATCGAGCGGATTGCTTTCGCTCGATTGAATTATAAAGCTGCgttcaacaaaaacaaatcctaacttaattaaaacatgtctAACACCTTACTAAGAAAAGCAATACATAACTAAAATCATGATTCTAAAAATGTTCTTAACAATATCAAGAAGCACAAAATAAAGTGCAAAATACAAATTGTCATTTAGCTCAAAAGCCATAAACTTCTTCTTTAAGCTTTAAGCTTGATCATCTCCATCCACAAAATTCAACTTCAAATCAGCATATAACCTATAAACACAAACATCAAACAAAACTATTAAGTTCTACACATTACATAACAACTTTTATGGTTTGTTAAATaaatctataatatatatattattattattattaataaaaataatttgagcgaaaccgagcgatcgacgagcgagcggacctttgctcatgcttggattgaatttgaatcgaaccgatccgagcgactcatttacaaactgagcgggaatcgaacgagcatttttcgagcgatcgTCGAGCGATCCTCGATCGTCGAGCAGTTTGGACAGCTCTACTATATACCAAtttaggaggaaacccaat
This is a stretch of genomic DNA from Helianthus annuus cultivar XRQ/B chromosome 16, HanXRQr2.0-SUNRISE, whole genome shotgun sequence. It encodes these proteins:
- the LOC110918711 gene encoding cytochrome P450 89A2; its protein translation is METWFIIIVSLCIAALIRSIIFHRNHHNKLPPGPSLLHSSFLLLTNPASKFEPVLINLKARYGPIFTLSTGLGPSIFVSSHSLTHQILVKKGAVFSDRPKFLINFNISSSSYGPTWRLLRRNLAAEVMHPNRLRSYLWARKWAFHMLVSRLLEEKDDAAGVKVFDHFHYVMFRLLVLMCFGDKFDETRVDEIAKVQREMMGIVGSRRFNMLTMFPRLGRMLFRSIWKQFEIARDNKERVLVPIIKSRMESACLEGEIVAYVDTFENLRLPEDEGENGNGGKLTHREMVGLCSEFLTGGTDTTASALQWIMANLVKHPHIQSKLYDEIVGVVGPPRKGMELEPEAVINEEDLKKMRYLKAVVLEGLRRHPPARFVLPHKVMKEVEVQGYTFPQGAIINFMVGEMGLDPKVWDEPMKFKPERFLVNDGVFDVSGSRGIKMMPFGAGRRICPGSDLALLHLEYFVAILIWYFHWSFPDGYHVDLSEKIEFTTVMKNPLRARITSRAER